The following DNA comes from Prosthecobacter algae.
CCAGCTCGATGCCTACCGCCTTGAGCGCTTCAAGAAGCTGCTGTGGGCTGCCGGGGTTGAGCTTGGGCAGGTTGAGCTTTTGGCGCAGCATCCCGGCATGATCGGAGGCGGAGGAGCGCGCCCTCGTTTCGATCTCACGGAGCCTGGCTTTGTCCACGGCAATGCCGGCGGCTTCCATCTCGACGATGACGGGCACGAGATCGAATTCGAGCCGGCCCACCACATCGAGTTGATCGCCTTCGAGAAGGCCCCAGAGCTTGTTGGAGAGCGCTTGCAGGTGGAGCACATCACGCGCGGCATAGGCGAGCTGATCTTCGGTGAGGAACATCGAACCCCAGTCTGAGCGGCTGTGATCAGGGGCGGGAGCGATGCCGAGGTAACGCTCCAGGCATTTATCGAGGTCGTTGCCGGGTTTGGTGCCAGCACTGAGCAGGCGAGCGGCGACGAGCGTGCAGAACACGCGCGTGGCACGCAGCCCGCACTTCACGCGCAGCCAGAGCAGATCGAACTTGGCGTTGTGGGCGATGATCTCGACGGATTCGAGAGCTGTCTTCAGCTCACCGAGATCGTAGCCGATGGCACGCAGGTCCAAGATCCAGGCTTCCTGGCCGTCCACGCGAAGCGACAGCAGTCGGATGTCACCAGCCCATGGATCGAGGCCATCGCCTTTGCGCGAGCCATAGGTTTCCAGATCGAGCGCAACGGAGTGGGATTCGCGGATCGCGGCGGCGATGGCTGGCAACTCGGAGCCGACGGTGATGAACCTGCCCACGGGCATTGCGGGCGTTTCGGGCATCTCCTCCCCTGTGTCTGTACTATACCCCTCTATATACTCTCTCTTTTTATTATTTTCCCCCAATTTAAAGCTCTGGAGTTTTGGCAGAGCTATAGAATGCCCGAAACGCCCTAAATGCCCGTGGTTGGGTGTGGTTGGATCGGTTGCGGTGGCGTCTTGAACGGTGGATAGGCCGGTGAACAAGTCATTGAGCACATTGCCCCTGTTGCTTTTGCGCTTGGTGAACTGGAAGCGGTGTTGCTGGCTTTTGTCGGCGTGGTCATCAATTTGAAGCATGATGCCATCGAGTTCGCGATCCTTGAACTGCCGCAGGTCTTTGCCAATGCGGTGCTTGACGCCCTTTTCGGCCAGATCGCCGAACCACGAAAAGGCCTCCGTCTCCGCGTTGCTCTCGATGATCTCATAGATCTGAGCCTTGCCGACCCACTTGTCGGGGTGGGCAGCGTAGCCAATGACGAACAGCATCCGCATGGCCTCTGTCTGCCGGTCGGCAGGCAGTCCCCCATCATCCAGATGGGGTTCGCATGGATCACCCAGGTTGTGGAACCCGAGCACTCCGCCCACGACGGTGGCCCACTCGGGGAAGCTGTTGAAGGGACGTTTGCCGGCAGGACAACCAGCCTCCACCCACAGGGCGACCAGTGAGTCGATGGCTGACAGGATTTCACGGCGGTGCTGACGCACCCAGTCGTGCAACTCCGGGTTGGGGAACTCGCGACCGTTGGCGTTGTCCTCAGGGAACTCCAGCGTGATGCGGCGTGTGCGTGGCTCGACGTCGGGCCGGAACGTGAGGCCGATGTTGGCCGAGATGGAGAACTCGATCTCGTTGGGCAAGGTGAGGTCGGAGCGCGCATCGGTGCTGCCGAGATTGCGCGCCCCGAATGTCTTGCTGGTGATCGCTCCGATGAAGACAGCGTCTTGAATGTGGCCCTGGCAGTTGGCGAAGTGCAGCATCCGTCGCCCGCTCATCAACGCGGCCGTGATGCGCTTGCGAGTTTCCTCGGACTCACGTTCCAGCGGGGCGTCTTCAATGCTGCGAGCCTCATAAACAATCTGCGTCACGCCCGCGAGGTAGTCCTTGCCTGCCCTGGGCCGGTTGCCTGAGAAGTGCCAAAGCGGGAACCTGCCATCCCAACCCATGAGGCCTCGGCAGTAGGGCGTGATCAGACGAGCGATAGCATGGACCAGGCTCTGCTTGTCACGGAACCCGAACCCAACATGCGCCTGTTTGATCCACTCAAAAGCTTCGTCCCGTGACATGCGCCTCAGTTCTGGAGCCGCAGGGTCCGTGTAGATGCGGAAGCGAGGGTCGTAGCCAGATTTAGGCTGAGCGATCTCACCACCAGGCAGGCGGATGGGGAGCGGAAAATCCAGGATGCGGATGATCTCAGGCAGCTTGCGCCGGAGTTGTGGTGCGGCCAAAAGTCCAGCCGCGCACTCACGCGTCATGGTGCGCGCCGAAAACACCGGCTGACTGGTGTCGCGGTCCATTTGCACCAAGCCCGTCTGCACATGATCCTCGATGGCCGTGCGAGCTTCGATGGGTTCCAGCGCCTGAAACCCGAGTGACTGCGCCTTCTCGGAAAAGCGCAGCAGGCGAACCGACACGACACGCTCGGCCTTGTTGAACCAAACCTCCTTGGGCGCGATCACCTCGGCCACTTCGGTGGCGAACTCGGAGTCTTCACGATCAGGTCCGGGCAACACGATGCGCGGGCGACCTTCGCGATCCTTTTGACCGTCCTTCCACACACGCTGCTCGCGACAGTGCTCATCCACGATGCCGGACTGCTGCGTTTCAAACCACTCCACCACGTCCTTGATGCTGCGTTCGGCGCAGTGGGCGTGCAGGCATTTGAATCCAGGAGGCTCGGAGGCAAAGATGGCCGTGTCAGTGCCGATGCCGTCATGCTGCTTCGAGTGATCATGATCCCAGGGACAGCGCACCGCCCACTTGCATGAGTCCGGGTCGATGCAGTCGCCCAAACGACCCGCGCGACGAAACAGGGCCACGACGTCCAAGGTGGCGAGATCGCCGTTGAAGGCGGACCACCAGGCGGAATCCTTCTTGGGGCGGCCACGCTTGGCTGCTTCGGGAGTTTCAAAGCCGAACCAGTGCGCACCACCTCCTGTGCGCTCGCGTGGCGCATGATCGAGTTCGGGCTTGGTGGCGAGCCAGGCGCGGACGGATTCCCCAGCGTCGGGTTTGCTGTCCAGATCGACGTGGATGAACGGAGGTCGGACCACGCAACCCACATTGGTATGAGAAGTGCCGTTGAAGTGTCGGCGGATGAAGTCTTGGGTGACTTCCTCGGCGCGGTGGTTACGCCAGCTTTTGAGGATGGGCTTCTTGCCACGCTCCTGCTCATCGCCGCGATCGGGTGGCATGAGCGGATGCACGGCCCAGCCAAGTTGGTCGTGGTAGAACTGAGCTGCCTGCAGGCGGTCGAGCTCGTTGATGTTGGACGGAATGGAAAAGCTCATGCAGCTACGGGTTTGGGCGTGATGGATTGGTAAAATTGGATGGCTGCCTGGCTGACGAAGATGCCGCTGAACCAGGCCTTGAGATTGAGGCCAGCCAGGGAGAGCACGCGGGACACAGCGACGTAGGCCTGCCCTGGTTCACGCGCCGCACGCACGTCAATGTAGGCACTGTCGAGAGTGAGGCCTTGGGCCTTGTGGATGGTGAGCGACCAGGCCAGCCGCAGGGGGAACTGGGTGAAGGTGGCGCTGTGCTTGTCGCGCGAATCAAACCGCCATTCGTAGGGCGCGACACGGATCGGCATTCCATCGCAATCGACGAGCACTTCGTCGCGCCCGCAGACGATCACGGTGCCTGTTTGACCGTTTACGAAACCCAGGTCGGGCTGGTTCACCGTGAACATCACCCTAGCTCCCGGTTTGAGCACGAGTTGCTCAGGCGTGAGCAGGTTGGTGCGAAGGAACTGAACTTGATGATCGGGACCCGAGGTGCGTGCCGGGTAGATCGTCTCGTCGGTTTCAATGCAGGCGAGACGATAGGCGTTCCATTTATCCACCTGGCTGTTGTGGGTGAACAGGCGTGGTGTGTCAGCGTCCGGGAAATGCACCACACGGGAAGCGAGCAATGACCCACTGGCCGATGAAATCTTGCCCACACGAAACTCACCCAAAGCGCGCAGGAAGTCAGGTTCCTCCTGTCGATGAACCTTCGTGAGATGGATGGTGGCGAAGTTCGCCTCAATCCAGCTTTGAGTCAGGAAGGCCCAGTCATAGGCCTCACGCGGATCAGTGCGAACCGGGGGCAGTTGCAGGAAGTCGCCTGTGGCAATGATCTGGATGCCACCAAACGGTGCCTGATCACGACGCACCGTGCGACACAGCAGATCGAAGAAGGCGAGCGTGATGCCCGAGAGCATCGACACCTCATCGAGGACCAGCAGACGGCAGTTGCGGATGCGAT
Coding sequences within:
- a CDS encoding DNA polymerase, with the protein product MSFSIPSNINELDRLQAAQFYHDQLGWAVHPLMPPDRGDEQERGKKPILKSWRNHRAEEVTQDFIRRHFNGTSHTNVGCVVRPPFIHVDLDSKPDAGESVRAWLATKPELDHAPRERTGGGAHWFGFETPEAAKRGRPKKDSAWWSAFNGDLATLDVVALFRRAGRLGDCIDPDSCKWAVRCPWDHDHSKQHDGIGTDTAIFASEPPGFKCLHAHCAERSIKDVVEWFETQQSGIVDEHCREQRVWKDGQKDREGRPRIVLPGPDREDSEFATEVAEVIAPKEVWFNKAERVVSVRLLRFSEKAQSLGFQALEPIEARTAIEDHVQTGLVQMDRDTSQPVFSARTMTRECAAGLLAAPQLRRKLPEIIRILDFPLPIRLPGGEIAQPKSGYDPRFRIYTDPAAPELRRMSRDEAFEWIKQAHVGFGFRDKQSLVHAIARLITPYCRGLMGWDGRFPLWHFSGNRPRAGKDYLAGVTQIVYEARSIEDAPLERESEETRKRITAALMSGRRMLHFANCQGHIQDAVFIGAITSKTFGARNLGSTDARSDLTLPNEIEFSISANIGLTFRPDVEPRTRRITLEFPEDNANGREFPNPELHDWVRQHRREILSAIDSLVALWVEAGCPAGKRPFNSFPEWATVVGGVLGFHNLGDPCEPHLDDGGLPADRQTEAMRMLFVIGYAAHPDKWVGKAQIYEIIESNAETEAFSWFGDLAEKGVKHRIGKDLRQFKDRELDGIMLQIDDHADKSQQHRFQFTKRKSNRGNVLNDLFTGLSTVQDATATDPTTPNHGHLGRFGHSIALPKLQSFKLGENNKKREYIEGYSTDTGEEMPETPAMPVGRFITVGSELPAIAAAIRESHSVALDLETYGSRKGDGLDPWAGDIRLLSLRVDGQEAWILDLRAIGYDLGELKTALESVEIIAHNAKFDLLWLRVKCGLRATRVFCTLVAARLLSAGTKPGNDLDKCLERYLGIAPAPDHSRSDWGSMFLTEDQLAYAARDVLHLQALSNKLWGLLEGDQLDVVGRLEFDLVPVIVEMEAAGIAVDKARLREIETRARSSASDHAGMLRQKLNLPKLNPGSPQQLLEALKAVGIELENTNEETLKAADDGEIIPLILDYRGAEKLAQQAASLLECVKQDGRIHGRFDPTGTATGRFSSKDPNLQNVGRGELRTCFVPEPGNKLIVADYSQIELRAAAVIAGEKKMIEAYKNGVDLHKQTASEVLGKPLDEVTKEDRQTSKACFSGDTEVLTPKGWVRFDQYDGRAEVAQYVLPEGVVWNPPRPRSNRWGHPTGKVHWDARRGIIEFATPLGFQSFEDRELFQHEDRNTDLLVTADHQIAFISNSGDARRVAAAEVTSGNCRQFIAAGHLQGCTQPNTRLELFTRSLAMVIADGSFSSARCVRFGFSKQRKVERCLKLLSALGFHPKVSTSGRVTTISVADAAWVDAMRAWTQGGKDLSWSCLHQLPARIYLEEAANWDCHVILGAQRDRAQFCTTSKQTAEVMQAMAALSGIPSQLSCSPKTNSKHKPTYRLSYVLRGPSTWRASWNLKPTGRRERVWCVQVPSGAILIRRNGKVCVQGNCNFGLLYGQSAPGLVRYAASSYGVQMELDQAEQIRRQFFRTYDRLRQWHGVSHNQADAGAREVRTVLGRRRLIPETASEWERFTALVNTPVQGSCADGMKQALVLLAPRLPSEARLISTVHDEVLVEAPEAMANEVCDLVQATMIEAMAALFPQVPIEVEAGACANWGEK
- a CDS encoding PIF1 family ATP-dependent DNA helicase, with the protein product MSFDPTAERFHRLVKQGRNVLLTGQAGTGKSTLLRNEIDAEDEAVAITASTGIAALNIGGSTIHRWSGMMLGPKRGEDPRGYLRELMHDRRQSVRAGLDRIRNCRLLVLDEVSMLSGITLAFFDLLCRTVRRDQAPFGGIQIIATGDFLQLPPVRTDPREAYDWAFLTQSWIEANFATIHLTKVHRQEEPDFLRALGEFRVGKISSASGSLLASRVVHFPDADTPRLFTHNSQVDKWNAYRLACIETDETIYPARTSGPDHQVQFLRTNLLTPEQLVLKPGARVMFTVNQPDLGFVNGQTGTVIVCGRDEVLVDCDGMPIRVAPYEWRFDSRDKHSATFTQFPLRLAWSLTIHKAQGLTLDSAYIDVRAAREPGQAYVAVSRVLSLAGLNLKAWFSGIFVSQAAIQFYQSITPKPVAA